A window from Micromonospora profundi encodes these proteins:
- the pdxY gene encoding pyridoxal kinase PdxY: MQILSIQSSVAYGYVGNSAAVFPLQRLGHEVWPVLTVHFSNHTGYGAWRGPTLAAADVAEVIEGIADRGVLGTADAVLSGYQGDPAVGEVILATVDRVKAANPAAVYCCDPVMGDAGRGMFVRPGIPEYLRDTVVPRADIITPNHFELDFLAGRTTTSLAEVLAAVDDVRATGPRHVLVTSVLHGDLPEGSLEVVAVSDEGAWAVTTPLLPINPNGGGDVTAALYLAHLWTTGSPATALEHTIASVYTVLEATLAAGTREIQLIATQDAIAVPPARFAARQLR; encoded by the coding sequence GTGCAGATCCTCTCCATCCAGTCGTCGGTCGCCTACGGCTACGTCGGCAACTCCGCGGCCGTCTTCCCCCTCCAGCGGCTCGGGCACGAGGTCTGGCCGGTCCTGACGGTCCACTTCTCCAACCACACCGGGTACGGCGCGTGGCGCGGCCCGACCCTCGCGGCGGCGGACGTGGCCGAGGTGATCGAGGGCATCGCCGACCGGGGTGTCCTCGGCACCGCCGACGCCGTGCTGTCGGGCTACCAGGGCGACCCGGCGGTGGGTGAGGTGATCCTGGCGACGGTGGACCGGGTCAAGGCCGCAAACCCGGCTGCGGTCTACTGCTGCGACCCGGTGATGGGCGACGCCGGGCGGGGGATGTTCGTCCGGCCGGGCATCCCCGAGTACCTGCGTGACACAGTCGTGCCGCGCGCGGACATCATCACGCCGAACCACTTCGAGCTGGACTTCCTCGCCGGCCGCACGACGACCTCGCTGGCGGAGGTGCTGGCGGCGGTCGACGACGTCCGCGCGACCGGGCCACGGCACGTGCTCGTCACAAGTGTCCTGCACGGCGATCTGCCGGAGGGTTCCCTGGAGGTGGTGGCCGTCTCCGACGAGGGCGCCTGGGCGGTGACCACCCCGCTGCTGCCGATCAACCCGAACGGCGGGGGCGACGTCACAGCGGCGCTCTACCTCGCGCACCTGTGGACCACCGGCTCACCGGCGACGGCGCTGGAGCACACCATCGCCTCGGTCTACACGGTCCTCGAAGCGACCCTCGCGGCGGGCACCCGGGAGATCCAGTTGATCGCCACGCAGGACGCCATCGCTGTCCCGCCGGCCCGGTTCGCCGCGCGCCAACTCCGCTGA
- a CDS encoding acetamidase/formamidase family protein gives MRHTFTPGDETLHGHFRADAPPVLTVDPGDTVTYRTLDCWWSAGPYPGGRNRDRPRVPQHRPDHGHALIGPVAVRGARAGQTLAVRLDAIVPGAWGTTVAGGWASGFNERYGVEEEGVVHAWELDAATMTGRNQHGHTVALRPFMGVLGMPPAEPGRHSTIPPRACGGNLDCKDLTVGSTLLLPISVDGALFSVGDGHAAQGDGEVGGTAIECPMDEVTVTLDVRDDFPLTGPVARVADAWLTLGVGASLDDATFMALDSMLTLMQRLHGLSRPDAVALASVLIDVRVTQIVNETVGAHAVLRDDAWR, from the coding sequence ATGCGGCACACCTTCACCCCCGGCGACGAGACGCTGCACGGTCACTTCCGCGCGGACGCCCCGCCGGTGCTCACCGTCGACCCCGGCGACACCGTCACCTACCGCACCCTGGACTGCTGGTGGTCCGCCGGTCCGTACCCCGGCGGGCGCAACCGGGACCGGCCCCGCGTCCCGCAGCACCGGCCCGACCACGGGCACGCGCTGATCGGCCCGGTCGCGGTCCGCGGCGCTCGCGCCGGTCAGACCCTCGCGGTACGCCTCGACGCGATAGTTCCCGGCGCCTGGGGAACGACTGTGGCCGGCGGCTGGGCGAGCGGTTTCAACGAGCGCTACGGCGTCGAGGAAGAGGGAGTGGTGCACGCCTGGGAGCTGGACGCGGCGACGATGACGGGCCGCAACCAGCACGGTCACACCGTGGCGCTGCGCCCGTTCATGGGGGTGCTCGGCATGCCACCTGCCGAGCCGGGACGCCACTCGACCATCCCGCCGCGGGCCTGCGGCGGCAACCTGGACTGCAAGGACCTGACCGTCGGCAGCACACTGCTGCTGCCCATCTCGGTCGACGGTGCGCTGTTCTCGGTCGGGGACGGGCACGCCGCGCAGGGCGACGGTGAGGTGGGCGGCACCGCGATCGAGTGCCCGATGGACGAGGTGACGGTGACCCTCGACGTCCGCGACGACTTCCCGCTGACCGGCCCGGTGGCCCGCGTCGCGGACGCCTGGCTGACCCTGGGTGTCGGCGCGTCCCTGGACGACGCCACGTTCATGGCCCTGGACTCGATGCTGACCCTTATGCAACGGCTGCACGGGCTGAGCCGCCCGGACGCTGTGGCGCTGGCAAGTGTCCTGATCGACGTACGGGTGACGCAGATCGTCAACGAGACCGTCGGCGCGCACGCGGTGCTGCGCGACGACGCCTGGCGCTGA
- a CDS encoding cellulose binding domain-containing protein gives MLRKLLTVTTVVLAGWAATTGVAAAAPTLSPPTAVAAPTPTAVAAPTPIAVATPTPVPTPAPTCPPALPISGRVTGATATSLTITYAIVLSPPCGFDPPVTVTLFAGRDDALRWQNPVAEATSGPERNGTVTIERLTPDTEYWYRFSDENDLPDPYVIGGAARTLPLAACRATATVDSRWGGGYVATVTVRNTGVEPLDRWHVSWRWAGDERIQAIWGGLADTEGADVTVGNASYNGTLAPDAVTTFGMLVATSTAPAELTLTCGR, from the coding sequence ATGCTGCGCAAGCTCCTGACGGTGACGACCGTCGTCCTGGCCGGCTGGGCCGCGACCACCGGCGTCGCCGCGGCGGCTCCGACACTCTCGCCGCCCACCGCCGTGGCGGCTCCGACGCCCACCGCCGTGGCGGCTCCGACGCCCATCGCCGTGGCCACGCCGACACCTGTGCCGACACCCGCACCGACGTGCCCTCCGGCGCTGCCGATCAGTGGCCGGGTGACAGGTGCGACCGCCACCAGCCTGACCATCACCTACGCGATAGTGCTCAGCCCGCCCTGCGGCTTCGACCCGCCGGTAACCGTCACCCTCTTCGCCGGCCGTGACGACGCCCTGCGGTGGCAGAACCCGGTGGCCGAGGCCACCTCCGGGCCGGAGCGCAACGGCACCGTCACCATCGAGCGGCTGACACCCGACACCGAATACTGGTACCGGTTCAGCGACGAAAACGACCTGCCCGACCCGTACGTGATCGGCGGAGCGGCCCGGACCCTGCCGCTGGCGGCGTGCCGGGCGACGGCCACCGTCGACTCCCGCTGGGGCGGCGGCTACGTCGCCACCGTCACCGTCCGCAACACAGGTGTGGAGCCGCTGGACCGGTGGCACGTCTCGTGGCGGTGGGCCGGTGACGAGCGCATCCAGGCGATCTGGGGCGGGCTGGCCGACACGGAAGGCGCCGACGTCACCGTCGGAAACGCCTCCTATAACGGAACGCTCGCGCCGGACGCTGTGACGACGTTCGGCATGCTCGTGGCGACGAGCACCGCACCGGCGGAGTTGACGCTGACCTGCGGTCGGTGA
- a CDS encoding SAM-dependent methyltransferase has translation MAGPDAELTAKLQPDVPHAARIWNYWMGGKDNFQSDRAAGDAVAEVYPEIVLMAQQSRGFLVRTVRYLAAEAGIRQFLDIGTGLPTMQNTHAVAQGIAPDSRIVYVDNDPMVLVHARALLASTTTQGVTTYVPADYHDPEKILAEAAQTLDFDEPIAVMYMGVLGYEPDLDVVRSIIGRTMDATASGSHLVFWDGTNTSPAVVDGAQRLAESGGVPYILRSPEDLASCFAGLTLVEPGLVPIPLWRPDDADATRIDAYGAVGRKP, from the coding sequence ATGGCCGGCCCGGACGCCGAACTCACCGCGAAGCTTCAGCCCGACGTGCCGCACGCGGCGCGGATCTGGAACTACTGGATGGGTGGCAAGGACAACTTCCAGTCCGACCGGGCGGCCGGTGACGCCGTGGCCGAGGTCTATCCGGAGATCGTCCTGATGGCCCAGCAGTCCCGTGGGTTCCTGGTGCGCACGGTGCGCTACCTGGCCGCCGAGGCGGGCATCCGGCAGTTCCTGGACATCGGCACCGGCCTGCCCACCATGCAGAACACCCACGCGGTCGCCCAGGGCATCGCGCCAGATTCGCGGATCGTCTACGTCGACAACGACCCGATGGTTCTCGTGCACGCCCGGGCGCTGCTGGCCAGCACGACGACGCAGGGCGTCACCACGTACGTGCCCGCCGACTACCACGACCCGGAGAAGATCCTCGCCGAGGCCGCGCAGACGCTGGACTTCGACGAGCCGATCGCCGTGATGTACATGGGCGTCCTCGGCTACGAACCGGACCTGGACGTGGTGCGTTCGATCATCGGGCGGACGATGGACGCGACCGCGTCCGGCAGCCACCTTGTCTTCTGGGACGGCACCAACACCAGCCCGGCGGTGGTCGACGGCGCGCAGCGGCTCGCCGAGAGCGGCGGCGTCCCCTACATCCTGCGCAGCCCGGAGGACCTCGCCAGCTGCTTCGCGGGGCTGACCCTTGTGGAGCCCGGCCTGGTGCCGATCCCGCTGTGGCGGCCGGACGACGCCGACGCCACCAGAATCGACGCCTACGGCGCGGTGGGCCGCAAGCCCTGA
- a CDS encoding YccF domain-containing protein, producing the protein MIRFVLNVLWLIFGGGIVLAFGYGLAALICFVLVVTIPFGVASLRLAVYSLWPFGRTLVPKPGVGVGSGLANVLWVVLAGWWLALFHITAGIALCVSIIGIPFGIANFKLVPAAFWPLGREVVDVP; encoded by the coding sequence GTGATTCGCTTCGTGCTCAACGTGCTGTGGCTCATCTTCGGTGGCGGCATCGTGCTGGCGTTCGGCTACGGCCTCGCCGCGCTGATCTGCTTCGTCCTCGTCGTCACCATCCCGTTCGGTGTGGCGTCGCTGCGCCTGGCCGTCTACTCGCTGTGGCCGTTCGGCCGCACCCTGGTGCCCAAGCCGGGCGTGGGTGTCGGCTCCGGACTGGCGAACGTCCTGTGGGTGGTGCTGGCGGGCTGGTGGCTCGCCCTGTTCCACATCACCGCCGGCATCGCCCTCTGCGTTTCGATCATCGGAATCCCGTTCGGCATCGCCAACTTCAAGCTCGTTCCGGCCGCGTTCTGGCCGCTGGGTCGGGAGGTCGTCGACGTACCGTGA
- a CDS encoding glycerophosphodiester phosphodiesterase, which produces MTVPPASSSPGRASRLAAVRARTAAAVAALAVTGAAAVAVTVTTAPPAAAEPGTVVVSESFSSGSLPAGWNAVDGTWKVQNGRLYGTSANSGENNKITFGRHLNDFRLEATMRFESVSAATRWASLGIDVPASGATPWWIATMRSGTTAANGLEFAQRTTGNAWVVTNTASAPYAAGTGRDVRVAVEVHGNQARWIFDGREAMRTSSLQRSANGVQALFVNDATVSYDDVTVTELPPNGYIRPAGSPFTVIAHRGASAAAPENTLVAQEIARRGGADWIENDVQPSRDGVPFVLHDGTVDRTTDGTGNIRNLTAAQLKALDAGSWFGPHYVGERVPTLAEQLADLRTRGGNLLLEIKGRHTRDEVATIVKVIRDQQMTGRVFIQSFEVDALKYSYEIAPELPLGLLRGSLDADPVAISKELHLTAYNPDGNALLARPEIVAPLHAAGVAVMAWTIDSAGLWQRLERIGVDGVITNRPAELVGWNAALLQRPDTSPTVAITSPVDGARLDRAQSPVLAVAATNADTVTVTLDGTTTTVGRELDLTTLAAGRHTITAEVTGPAGTATTTSTFTVTASQASLGYLILTSGAKPGALTAMSTHVAHGQYAQLATYVERQAGKLVPADVARVIAADARTLARP; this is translated from the coding sequence ATGACTGTCCCACCCGCATCATCGTCGCCCGGCCGCGCGTCGCGGCTCGCCGCCGTGCGCGCCAGGACCGCCGCGGCCGTGGCCGCCCTCGCCGTCACCGGTGCTGCCGCCGTCGCGGTGACAGTGACGACCGCGCCGCCCGCCGCCGCCGAGCCGGGCACCGTTGTCGTCTCGGAGAGCTTCTCCTCCGGGTCGCTGCCCGCCGGATGGAACGCTGTCGACGGCACCTGGAAGGTCCAGAACGGCCGGCTGTACGGCACCTCGGCAAACTCCGGCGAGAACAACAAGATCACCTTCGGGCGGCACCTGAACGACTTCCGGCTCGAAGCGACGATGCGGTTCGAGTCGGTCTCGGCGGCCACCCGCTGGGCGTCGCTCGGCATCGACGTGCCGGCCAGCGGCGCGACCCCGTGGTGGATCGCCACAATGCGCAGCGGCACCACCGCCGCCAACGGTCTCGAATTCGCCCAGCGGACCACCGGCAACGCCTGGGTCGTGACGAACACCGCCTCCGCGCCGTACGCCGCCGGCACCGGTCGGGACGTGCGCGTCGCCGTGGAGGTACACGGCAACCAGGCCCGCTGGATCTTCGACGGGCGGGAGGCGATGCGCACCAGCAGCCTGCAACGCTCGGCAAACGGCGTGCAGGCGCTCTTCGTCAACGACGCCACCGTCTCGTACGACGACGTCACCGTCACCGAGCTGCCGCCGAACGGCTACATCCGCCCGGCGGGCAGCCCGTTCACTGTCATCGCGCACCGTGGCGCGTCCGCCGCCGCGCCGGAGAACACCCTCGTCGCGCAGGAGATCGCGCGCCGGGGCGGCGCCGACTGGATCGAGAACGACGTCCAGCCGAGCAGGGACGGCGTCCCGTTCGTCCTGCACGACGGCACCGTCGACCGGACCACCGACGGTACGGGCAACATCCGCAACCTGACCGCCGCGCAGCTCAAGGCGCTCGACGCCGGCTCCTGGTTCGGCCCGCACTACGTCGGCGAGCGGGTGCCCACCCTTGCCGAGCAGCTCGCCGACCTGCGGACCCGGGGCGGCAACCTGCTCCTGGAGATCAAGGGCAGGCACACGCGCGACGAGGTCGCGACGATCGTCAAGGTGATCCGGGACCAGCAGATGACGGGCCGGGTCTTCATCCAGAGCTTCGAGGTCGACGCCCTGAAGTACAGCTACGAGATCGCCCCCGAACTCCCGCTCGGCCTGCTCCGCGGCAGCCTCGACGCCGACCCGGTGGCGATCTCGAAGGAGCTGCACCTGACCGCGTACAACCCGGACGGCAACGCGCTGCTGGCCAGGCCCGAGATCGTGGCGCCGCTGCACGCCGCCGGTGTCGCGGTGATGGCCTGGACGATCGACTCCGCCGGCCTGTGGCAGCGGTTGGAGCGGATCGGCGTCGACGGTGTCATCACCAACCGCCCGGCCGAGCTGGTGGGGTGGAACGCGGCGCTTCTCCAGCGGCCCGACACGTCGCCGACAGTGGCGATCACCTCGCCGGTCGACGGCGCGCGCCTGGACCGGGCGCAGTCCCCGGTGCTCGCGGTCGCGGCCACGAACGCCGACACCGTCACCGTCACGCTCGACGGCACGACGACGACGGTCGGGCGTGAGCTGGACTTGACCACGCTGGCCGCCGGCCGGCACACCATCACGGCCGAGGTCACCGGGCCCGCCGGTACGGCGACCACCACCAGCACATTCACGGTGACGGCGAGCCAGGCGAGCCTCGGCTACCTGATCCTCACCTCCGGCGCCAAGCCCGGAGCCCTCACCGCGATGAGCACTCACGTGGCCCACGGCCAGTACGCCCAGCTGGCCACGTACGTCGAGCGGCAGGCAGGCAAGCTCGTACCGGCTGATGTCGCGCGCGTCATCGCCGCCGACGCGCGGACCCTCGCCCGCCCGTAG
- a CDS encoding cellulose binding domain-containing protein, producing MPAPPPRPRRTVAIILLDRIVAAATAVRQVFTGRGDVSRATWVAVIAALGVLVATVVSVVGVLRSPEELAPVTLDPPPSVGQVGTPAVGTPQGQAQPAQASPTASVPSTVTAAPPSAGSPSKTPPSHASTAPPTPAALAAEFAVEDNALLSYGAAVTISNPGSVPSERWTLTVTLPRESLRVSSVQGAQVSHDGAVWTFVPDGSSGQVPGSASVRVTFRVNGSTVGATPTACTIDGVACGGLG from the coding sequence GTGCCGGCACCACCGCCTCGGCCACGGCGAACTGTGGCGATCATCCTGCTGGACCGGATCGTGGCCGCCGCCACTGCCGTACGGCAGGTGTTCACCGGTCGTGGCGACGTCTCGCGGGCGACCTGGGTGGCCGTGATCGCGGCGCTGGGGGTGCTGGTCGCGACGGTGGTCTCCGTCGTCGGCGTGCTGCGGTCGCCTGAAGAGTTGGCGCCGGTGACCCTCGACCCGCCACCGTCGGTCGGCCAGGTGGGCACACCCGCGGTCGGTACGCCCCAGGGGCAGGCGCAGCCGGCCCAGGCCAGTCCGACGGCGTCCGTACCGTCGACTGTCACGGCGGCGCCGCCGTCGGCCGGGTCGCCGTCCAAGACTCCCCCGTCTCATGCGTCGACGGCCCCGCCGACGCCGGCGGCCCTCGCCGCCGAGTTCGCCGTCGAGGACAACGCGCTGCTCAGCTACGGCGCCGCCGTGACGATAAGCAATCCCGGTTCGGTGCCGTCGGAGCGGTGGACGCTTACCGTCACGCTGCCGAGGGAGTCACTGCGGGTGAGCTCGGTGCAGGGCGCGCAGGTCAGTCACGACGGTGCGGTGTGGACCTTCGTCCCGGACGGCAGCTCCGGCCAGGTGCCCGGCAGCGCGTCGGTCCGCGTGACGTTCCGGGTGAACGGCTCGACGGTCGGCGCCACCCCCACGGCGTGCACGATCGACGGCGTCGCGTGTGGCGGGCTGGGCTGA
- a CDS encoding DUF742 domain-containing protein: MVVVSDLSYVAGRPDIVVIGFEDKRRRIRWMVADISRRPLPCQWVDWKETGLKTFRRPYRPSAASSASIPSQLRTSRAPLFPEQARIVELCHHPVSVAEVAAELDLPLGTVRVLLGDLLAAGLVETHEPPTLSELPSQELLESILVGLRAL, encoded by the coding sequence ATGGTTGTCGTGAGTGATTTGTCGTACGTGGCCGGTCGGCCTGACATCGTTGTCATCGGGTTCGAAGACAAGCGCCGGCGTATCCGGTGGATGGTGGCAGATATTTCCCGCAGACCTTTGCCGTGTCAATGGGTTGACTGGAAGGAAACCGGCCTGAAAACTTTTCGACGCCCCTACCGGCCGTCTGCGGCCAGCTCGGCGAGCATCCCCTCGCAACTGCGGACTTCGCGCGCGCCGCTCTTTCCCGAGCAGGCGCGGATCGTCGAGCTGTGTCACCATCCAGTGTCGGTGGCCGAGGTCGCGGCCGAGTTGGATCTACCTCTCGGGACGGTCCGGGTCCTCCTCGGTGACCTGCTCGCGGCAGGGCTTGTCGAGACGCACGAGCCGCCGACGCTGTCGGAGCTGCCGTCACAGGAGTTGCTGGAGTCGATACTCGTCGGGCTGCGCGCCCTGTGA